ATAATTCACTCAGccccaacaaaaaaaaaaaaaaaaagaggaggcAAAACTGCCAGCTCTCTTCTCCTCTTTGCTGCTTTCAATTCCTCCACCTAATAACAGTCTCACTATATATtcactttcttgttttctcCATACATTTTCATGTACGGACAAACCTGCATTCGTAAAATGTAGCTTCACTCAGTACTCTACTTTTCGACTTCTTTAGCAAAGCTTGAATCTTTATTTTCTtgggatttttttattttcttgggattttttgttttcttgattTATGAACTATGAAGAGGTTCAAATGGTTGAAGCAGATTGCGAATAATGGTAAGCTGGAGAGGAGGCTATCTTTAGGTGAGTACAGGAGAGCTGTGTCTTGGTCTAAGTACTTGATATCTTCTGGTGCTGCAATCAAAGGGGAGGCTGAGGAAGAATGGAGTGCAGATATGTCTCAGCTTTTTATTGGTAATAAGTTTGCTCTGGGTAGGCATAGCAGGATTTATAGAGGGCTGTATAAGCAGAGAGATGTGGCTATTAAGCTCATTAGTCAGCCTGAGGAGGACCAGGATTTGGCTGCATTTCTCGAAAAACAGTTTACTTCTGAGGTTGCTCTCCTCTTCCGGTTGCATCATCCAAATATCATCACTGTAAGCTCTTTGTAAATTAATTGTGTTATtacatgaatttgaatttggttttgtatttatttgtttgtttgatttggaattctGGGCTTTTCATGCAATTTAGAGAATTTTCATAATTTCTGCCGTTTTTGAACTTTTTAAGCTTGGAAAGAATTTATCCAGTTAGGAGTACGACGAGGTGTGTTACATTTCACCCTCTGTTGATCCTACTTACTTGGGGGATATACCGAATATGTGTAGCTGTCTATCAGCAAAAAGACTGAGTTTTAGTAAGAAATTGAGGATAAGATCACAAGTAATGCCATAGTTGTATATATGTAATGTTGAACTTCATGCCCGCTAAGGACCAGATGCTTTTCTTTTGTAGTGGCGAGCATCTGATGAGGATCACTGTATATACTTTTACAATTGTTTCAAAGTTTTCTGGATTGACGTCTGTTCTAGTTAGCGTTTTAATGGCATTGAGAAAACACTTTTTTCATAGGCGAAGCCACATTGGGACTAGGGGTGCCCCCGGATTTATtgtcaggtatcatttcattgctATTATTACCTTAGATGAGGAGCTAAGTTGGTTTGGCCCGTGTTATGTAGTGATGTATATCAAGACTCAAAGAGGCGACGACTTGGTTATCTGTTCATATTCTTGCAACTATCGACTGACAAGATTCAAGATTTATAAAGAGGCACATCCCGTAAATTAGTTCATTTCAGTTAATACTCATTAACTATTGAATCCATAGAATGAGCTTTGTCAAATTGGTGTCTAGAACTCTAAATGATACTTCCATTCTCGATGAATTTAATACTTATGGTTTTGCTTCCATGTTTAACTTATTTACAGAATTGCGCCTTGCAATGTCACACTGACGCTCATCCCAGACATGACCTCTAAATGTAAACCATATTGTGTTGATTTGTTAAATTATGAGGCATTCGTCGATTCTTATACTTTTGTTATACAGTTCTTTGCAGCATGTAAAAACCACCCAGTATTTTGTATTATTACTGAATATCTGGCTGGGGGATCCCTACGCAAATATCTACATCAACAAGAACCATACTCCCTTCCCTTCAACCTAGTTTTAAAGTTTGCTATTGACATTGCACGAGGAATGCAGTATCTCCATTCTCAGGGTATAATTCACAGGGATCTCAAATCAGAGAATCTGCTTCTTGGTGAAGATATGTGCGTGAAGGTAGCAGATTTTGGAATCTCATGTCTGGAATCTCAATGCGGCAGTCCAAAAGGATTCACAGGAACTTACCGTTGGATGGCACCAGAAATGATACGAGAAAAGGCTCATACGAAGAAAGTTGATGTTTACAGTTTTGGCATTGTACTATGGGAGCTTTTAACTGCATTAACACCATTTGACAACATGACTCCAGAACAGGCTGCTTTTGCAGTTTGTCAAAAGGTATCCTGATCTGCGTAAGATGGTATCTTGTGCTTTATTTCTATAAACTGCCTGCTAACTTTCTCAGCATTGTTGTCAGAATGCAAGACCGCCATTGCCATCAACATGTCCTCTAGCATTTCGTCGCCTCATCAGACAGTGCTGGGCAAGGAACCCTCTAAAACGGCCACAATTTGATGACATTGTGGCAATCCTGGAAAGCTACGCAGAGTCTCTTGAGCAAGACCCTGAATTCTTCTCATCGTATGAAGTTCCCAGTCGTCATGGCATCTCACGTTACCTGCCCAACTTGATAACGTCGTGTGCTAATGCTTCTCAAGAAGCATAGTTGAGAAACGTTTGTATGGTAAATCCAATATACTGCACAATGTTTAAGTGACCTTTTGAATGTATATTTTCTGTTCATCATTCTGCAGCTGGAATTTGTCAAAGGCAGATCCCCTCACTGTTATGCTTTAGACTTCCCCTCGTATTTGTACTGGAAAACTTGAGAGCATCTACAATTTTTAATACCACATATTTGATTTCACCCTCGCTGTACTCTCCCCGGGTACTCAAACTGTCATGTGTTCGATGTTTATTACTCAAACTGTCTTGTGTTCGATGTTTATTGTTTTAAGTAATGATAATCAAGTATCTGATAACATTCCACAATTTTTATCCTAAGCagtgagaaataaaaatgtaGCAGCAACTCAGATacatatactaataattaagcCATGGGAAATGAAGTTGTAATTCATCGAATTGCTAAAGATAATTTCATTACTGAAATATATTTGATCAATGACAAGGTACGAAAAGAATCAGCCTGTGCAGTTGTGCTCAGGCCCGGCCCAGAGGGAGGGCAACCAGGGCGACCGCCCAGGGCCCAAAAAATTTAGGGgcccaaaatttatataatttatgtattgttATTAGTATATATCAGTCCAGTAAGCCTATTCTATCCTAAGTGATTAGGTCCGTACCTAAAATAATGGTACTATCAATCATACACTAACAGATAAATGTCATCAAACATTtgtttaatcttttttttttacatccAGTACACTTTATTGTTAAAACTTGATTGTTTTATAGTTACTTTCTTACGGAAGTGGACTAAAATTTGAGTTTGCATTGCTACAGCCTACAAGGTCatgtttttatcaaatttaatgaagtaaaaaaaattagggtCCATTTTCTTCTTTCGCCCCTAGGCCCTCAAAAGGTATGGAACGGCTCTGGTTGTGCTTCATATCATCTCTGTTTTCTGAAAGTTCTTGCTGTCGAAGTGCATAAGATCCTGTTGGTTTTGAAGtcttcctctaacaccttaagattttagatgagCGTTTTACTTTAGACGCAAACTAGTTACCAAATTTAAGCTCTCAAGTCTGAAGACTTAAAGGTCTTCTGTGTGTGTTAGTATACAAACTAGCACAGATGCATGCGCAAATATTAGTTATTATacagataaatatattaattgatcTGGTTAGAAACAAATGATACAGCACAAACCTGCAGGATTCGAATCTACCCTTTGTTTACATAAACTTGTATAAAGAACACCAAAATGTTAGTAGATCTGAATTTTAATACTCGGAGATAACCTTTGAAATGCTTAAGTGATTATTATGGTTGTATACTAAAATTAGAGAGGCCTTACATCCGACAGTTTGGCCGAGTGGTCTAAGGCGCCAGATTTAGGCTCTGGTCCGAAAGGGCGTGGGTTCAAATCCCACAGCTGTCACAATTTGTTTTTATCCTGTAATAGTTTCACGTATTtttgtcttctttttctttttcatcttcttttctttttattttattgtacaGCTTATCCAAAATAAGTGGTATTCATTCGTGTTCATATTTCTTTAGAGTCCAAAAATAAAAtgggaaaaataaaataaaatgctcTAAACTcgtcttcaaaaacaaaagggaAAAAGTATTAGAATTATCCAAAAATAAACCAGAATATTCCACACAAAAAAGCtcggaataaaataaaaaaataacaaatatactCATAATGACACCTCGTCCGAGTGTAGACTTTGAAAAGAGCGAAAGTCACACaaacctctctctctctaatctttatctcctctctctctatatatattgattgactcATCATCGCAGCCAATAATAATCCAAGCTCCTATCTCGACTCGGCGAACACCATGGCGACTCAGTCGGCGCCGCCGTCCAATTTTTCCGACCAAAATCCAGgtttctcacacacacacacacatacttaTTCGATcacttaattttcatttttcctcGCTAATTTCGACTTAATTTTGCAATCGTAAGTGTAAATTCAGCTCTCACGATCCGTTTAGTTTATAATAAGCTAGATTTGTTTGTGTAATTAGGTTATATTACTTGTGCTTAGCTATTGTGGGCCTGTGGAGTAGATGTGGATGCTAGTCTGATTTTCGTTTTGCTGATTATCTTTTGTTCAATTCGCTTTCGATAAATGTTTACGGAACCTGACGGATTTAGTTTAGAGAGATGATGACTCGTAATGACTTCCTTCTAACTGAAAACTGAAAGGCGTAAAACCTCTGTTAGTGAAATAACTACTTATTTACATGATTAGGAAAGCATCGTATTAGCGAGGCGAGTTGGTTGTAATCTGGTATAGCCACGGATACCTGGTGTGTATGGTTATCAGCTTATAGCTAGGCAGTAAATGGTTATGATAGCGGAATCGTTGTATATAACATATTAACTTATGAATATATGATGTTTATTTGTTAGCTATTTGGAAATTTGGATTTACAATTAAACAGAAAAAGAAGCAATTGAGTAGAAATACAAGGACGA
This genomic window from Daucus carota subsp. sativus chromosome 7, DH1 v3.0, whole genome shotgun sequence contains:
- the LOC108196077 gene encoding serine/threonine/tyrosine-protein kinase HT1, translated to MKRFKWLKQIANNGKLERRLSLGEYRRAVSWSKYLISSGAAIKGEAEEEWSADMSQLFIGNKFALGRHSRIYRGLYKQRDVAIKLISQPEEDQDLAAFLEKQFTSEVALLFRLHHPNIITFFAACKNHPVFCIITEYLAGGSLRKYLHQQEPYSLPFNLVLKFAIDIARGMQYLHSQGIIHRDLKSENLLLGEDMCVKVADFGISCLESQCGSPKGFTGTYRWMAPEMIREKAHTKKVDVYSFGIVLWELLTALTPFDNMTPEQAAFAVCQKNARPPLPSTCPLAFRRLIRQCWARNPLKRPQFDDIVAILESYAESLEQDPEFFSSYEVPSRHGISRYLPNLITSCANASQEA